The DNA region CCGCGGTGATGGTGTACAGGGTGACGAGGTTACCACCAATATTAAAACCATTCATACCATACCTAAGCGCCTGCATGGCGAAGGCTATCCCGGCTATTTTGACATCCGCGGTGAAGTGTTCATGCACCGGAAAGCTTTTGACAGGTTGAATAATGAACGTATCGAAAGCGGGGAGGTTCCTTATGCTAATCCACGCAACTTTGCCTCGGGCACAGTAAAAATGCAGGATTCGGCCGAAGTAGCCAAACGCCCGCTTGATTGCTTCCTGTACTTTTTGTACACCGAAAAAACAGTATTTAAAACCCATTGGGAAAGCCTGCAGGCTGTTAAAACCTGGGGGTTTCATACCAATGAGCATAGTGAGCTTTGCGGGGATATTAATTGCGTTTTGGAATTTATTAATAAATGGGATAAGGAACGTTTTAACCTGAGCTATGATATTGACGGCATTGTTATTAAAGTAAATAATTACTCGCAGCAGCAGGAGCTTGGCTTCACTGCCAAATCGCCGCGCTGGGCCATATCTTACAAGTTTAAGGCCGAAAGGGTAGAGACTGAACTTCTTGAAGTGACTTACCAGGTAGGCCGTACCGGCGCTGTAACCCCGGTGGCCAATTTAAAGCCTGTACTGCTTGCAGGTACTACGGTAAAACGCGCTACGCTGCATAACGCTAATGAGATCATCCGGCTTGATCTGCATGAGGGTGATACCGTTTTTGTTGAAAAGGGCGGTGAAATCATCCCAAAGATTATTAGTGTAAACCCTGAAAAACGTAAGCCCGATGCCGTGCCTGTTGTTTACCGGGTTACTTGCCCCGCCTGCGGTACTCCGCTTGAGCGTAAGGAAGGCGAGGCTGCATTTTATTGCCCTAATGATGAAGGCTGTCCGCCGCAGATTGTTGGGAAAATGCAGCATTTCATTGGCCGTAAGGCTATGAATATTGATGGGTTGGGTGATGAAACTATCGAAACCTTATACAGCAAAGGCTTTATAAGTCACATTAGTGATATCTATGAGCTGCATACCTATGCTGCCGAATTGAAACAGTTAGGCCGCTTTGGCGAAAAATCGATCAATAATATGCTTGATGGTATTGAGGCATCCAAAAAAATGCCTTTCGAAAAAGTGCTGTTTGGTTTGGGCATCCGTTATGTAGGCGAAACAGTTGCCCGCAAGCTGGCTTTCCATTTTAAATCGATAGATAGATTAATGGAAGCTTCGGTTGAAGAATTGACAGCTGCCGAAGAGATAGGCGAACGGATAGCCCAAAGTATAACCGAATATTTTGCAGGTGAAATCCACCGGCAGGAAATACAAAAACTAAGGGAACAGGGCCTCCAGTTTATTGCCGAAGAAAAAGAAGTTGTACTGGCCAGTGAAAAGCTTGCGGGGATGAACTTTATTATATCGGGAACATTTGGCAACTTTTCGCGTGATGAGTTGAAAGATATCATTGAACAAAACGGTGGCAAGATACTGAGCAGTATATCGGCTAAACTTAATTACCTGGTCGCGGGTGAAAATATGGGCCCTGCCAAGTTAGAAAAAGCTAATAAACTTAATATACCTATTATCAGCGATGACGATTTACTTGCACTGATAAAATAAGCACTCCTGTATTGTTTATTTTTATTCATGGTGAGGAATTTTTATTTTTTAACTCAGAAATTACGTTATTTGTACTACCGAAAGGGCCCCATAATTAATTAAACGTACTAATATTCGAGTAATTTACTATGGAAAAATTTATACCTATACAAGAAAATATCTTTTGTGAACCCTGTAAGGAATGCGGCGAAAGGCCGGTTATAGAGGAGGTTAAAGGTAAATTTATTGTGAGGTGTCCTAAAAGCAAATCGCATTATCAAACAAAGCCTGGCCTGGTTGATATTAAGGATTGGAACATCAAAAATAAGCCACACCCGCCTCTTGGCAGTAAAGATACATCAAAGAAAAGGGCATCCTAACCGGGTGTCTTTTCACATTATTTAACAATTTGGCGCTGTAACAATCAATTAATAAGTTTCATCTTAGCATAAACATCTGCTTAATGAAGCCAGCCTTAGTTGCGTTATTTTTAATATTAAATTTTTCTTCATATGCCCAGCAATTCAGCATTAGCGGTAAAATAACCAACCAGGAAGGTAAGCCCGTCCCCTTTGCATCTGTTTTTATAAAAAATACTACTATAGGAGTATCTGCCAACAGCGAAGGAACCTACTTGCTGCGTTTAAATGGCGGCATACGGGAAATTCAATACAAAGCAGTTGGCTATGCCCAGCAAAGCAAAGTTGTTAACCTTGCGGCTAACCAGGTTATCAATATCAGCCTGCAAACAGAAACTTACCAGCTTAAGGATGTTACCGTGCATGCAGGGGCTGAAGATCCAGCTTATGCGATTATGCGTAAGGCCATTAAAAAACGCAAAACCTATCTTAACGAAGTTAAAGCCTATACCTGCGATATCTACATCAAAGGCTTACAAAAACTATTGGCCGCTCCAAAAACTTTCATGGGTTTTGATGTGCAGAAAGCTACCAGTGAAGCCGGGCTTGATTCAAACCGCCGCGGGATAGTTTACCTTTCTGAGTCGGAATCAAAATATAGCTTTATAAGGCCCGATAAGGTGCATGAGGAACAGGTGTCATCAAAAGTGTCGGGCCGTAATCGGGCGTTCAGCTTTAACCGGGCATCGGATATGGCGGTTAATTTTTACCAGAACTATGAAACCTGGCGGGGCTTGAGCAACCGCCCGCTGGCATCACCGGTAGCTGATAACGCTATGTTTTATTATAACTACAGGTACATAGGTACTTCGGTTGAGAATGGCGAAACTATTAACAAGATCCAGGTGATACCTAAACGGGCACATGACCCATGTTTTGAGGGGTATATTTATATTTTGGATGATAGCTGGCGCATTTACGGGCTGCAGCTTTACATCACCAAAAAGGCTAATATCAATTTTGTTGATACATTGAAAGTTAACCAGCAGTTCTTCCCGGTGAACGAAAAAGTGTGGATGACATCATCCGTTAAGTTTGAATTTACAGGAGGCTTATTCGGATTTAAAATAGGCGGTTACTTTATTTCGATCTATAAAAACTACAACCTCGACCCTGCATTAAACAAAGCCGATTTTAACGAAGTGCTCCGGATCGCCAAAGGCATCAGCAAAGATTCTGCTTATTGGAACCAGGCCCGGCCTATTCCGCTTACCGGCGAAGAGGTTACCGACTACACCAACAAGGATAAATTAGCTAAAAAACGTGAGTCGAAAGAGTACCTCGACTCGCTTGATAAGGCCAACAATAAATTTAAACCGGTAAACCTGCTTTTCACCGGCGTCAATACCCGCAATCGATACAAAAAAGAATATTTTCATTACGATCCAATCATCGGCTCCCTGCTTTATAACACGGTTGAAGGTGTGGCTTTTGATTACGGTGCATCATACAGCAAACTTATCGATACGGTTAACAACCGCTATTTTATGCTGAATGGCAAAGTGCGGTATGGCTTCTCCAACCATTTGTTCAATGCTTCGGCAGGTGCGGCTTTCCCGGTAATGCAACGGTTTACGCTGGGTTTAAGCGGTGGTTCGGAGGTAGCTGACCTGAATAACCAGGCTCCCATGTCGACCTTTGTGAATACTGTTCATAGTCTGCTTTCGCAACAAAACTTTAAAAAACTATATCAAAAACAGTTTGCTTTGGCTTCACTTTCGGGCAGGGTGACCGGCGGTTTGCGTGGTAGCGCATCGGTTGAGTGGGCTAACCGTAAATCGTTGTTAAACA from Mucilaginibacter sp. SJ includes:
- the ligA gene encoding NAD-dependent DNA ligase LigA; the encoded protein is MSSAEAKKQIEALTAQLKQHNYNYYVLAMPTISDFDFDKKLELLNKLEKEHPEFADPDSPTQKVGGDITKEFVTVRHRWPMLSLGNTYNEQELFDFDQRIRKAIGDNFEYVCELKFDGLSMSLTYENGKLVRAVTRGDGVQGDEVTTNIKTIHTIPKRLHGEGYPGYFDIRGEVFMHRKAFDRLNNERIESGEVPYANPRNFASGTVKMQDSAEVAKRPLDCFLYFLYTEKTVFKTHWESLQAVKTWGFHTNEHSELCGDINCVLEFINKWDKERFNLSYDIDGIVIKVNNYSQQQELGFTAKSPRWAISYKFKAERVETELLEVTYQVGRTGAVTPVANLKPVLLAGTTVKRATLHNANEIIRLDLHEGDTVFVEKGGEIIPKIISVNPEKRKPDAVPVVYRVTCPACGTPLERKEGEAAFYCPNDEGCPPQIVGKMQHFIGRKAMNIDGLGDETIETLYSKGFISHISDIYELHTYAAELKQLGRFGEKSINNMLDGIEASKKMPFEKVLFGLGIRYVGETVARKLAFHFKSIDRLMEASVEELTAAEEIGERIAQSITEYFAGEIHRQEIQKLREQGLQFIAEEKEVVLASEKLAGMNFIISGTFGNFSRDELKDIIEQNGGKILSSISAKLNYLVAGENMGPAKLEKANKLNIPIISDDDLLALIK
- a CDS encoding DUF5686 and carboxypeptidase regulatory-like domain-containing protein, with amino-acid sequence MKPALVALFLILNFSSYAQQFSISGKITNQEGKPVPFASVFIKNTTIGVSANSEGTYLLRLNGGIREIQYKAVGYAQQSKVVNLAANQVINISLQTETYQLKDVTVHAGAEDPAYAIMRKAIKKRKTYLNEVKAYTCDIYIKGLQKLLAAPKTFMGFDVQKATSEAGLDSNRRGIVYLSESESKYSFIRPDKVHEEQVSSKVSGRNRAFSFNRASDMAVNFYQNYETWRGLSNRPLASPVADNAMFYYNYRYIGTSVENGETINKIQVIPKRAHDPCFEGYIYILDDSWRIYGLQLYITKKANINFVDTLKVNQQFFPVNEKVWMTSSVKFEFTGGLFGFKIGGYFISIYKNYNLDPALNKADFNEVLRIAKGISKDSAYWNQARPIPLTGEEVTDYTNKDKLAKKRESKEYLDSLDKANNKFKPVNLLFTGVNTRNRYKKEYFHYDPIIGSLLYNTVEGVAFDYGASYSKLIDTVNNRYFMLNGKVRYGFSNHLFNASAGAAFPVMQRFTLGLSGGSEVADLNNQAPMSTFVNTVHSLLSQQNFKKLYQKQFALASLSGRVTGGLRGSASVEWANRKSLLNTASFSVFDPHAHQFTSNNPLDPDHNTLLFSQNQSFTVNLQVSYDFSDKYETYPSGRRYLPSKYPTISLNYTKGVSKVSGSDVNYDKISADISKSDISMGFYGSSSFFIGAGKFLNAKSVYFPDYFHFAGNEVLSYKPRLNRFLLLDYYDFSTPDKYLEGHFEHNFSGFITNKIPLIRKFKLQEIVDVNYLYTPTLKNYTELGFGLQYLNIRLMYGVSYNGGTEAKSAIRLGISL